One part of the Diadema setosum chromosome 6, eeDiaSeto1, whole genome shotgun sequence genome encodes these proteins:
- the LOC140229761 gene encoding uncharacterized protein: MEETKPTVTDKDSEVDIESVKWAESTVKHLLGLKQDEAELAYDDIANSYEQILKCLSYKADEETTNVILQIVPDRNRMILEVGCGTGVVGEMMYTKGYRNVYGLDISAECLKLASKKGVYRETIKANFDGTCHLDFTDGGHIIITLREDVFEQEIGGMDLKSALFKSVNSGMIVRKCHQKVLYIKEENEKVQGLALVYHVV; this comes from the exons ATGGAAGAAACAAAGCCAACCGTGACTGACAAAGACAGCGAAGTCGACATTGAAAGCGTCAAGTGGGCGGAGTCTACCGTCAAACATCTTCTTGGATTAAAACAGGATGAGGCGGAGTTAGCATACGATGATATTGCAAATAGTTATGAAcaa ATTTTAAAGTGTTTATCTTATAAAGCCGACGAGGAGACGACCAACGTGATCCTCCAGATCGTACCGGACAGAAATAGAATGATTCTGGAAGTCGGGTGCGGTACTGGAGTAGTTGGAGAAATG ATGTACACCAAAGGATATCGCAACGTTTATGGTCTGGATATATCGGCGGAATGCTTAAAGCTTGCATCAAAGAAAGGAGTCTATCGTGAAACGATCAAGGCAAATTTTGATGGCACTTGCCATCTCGACTTCACAGACG GTGGACACATCATCATTACATTAAGAGAGGACGTGTTTGAACAAGAGATAGGTGGAATGGACTTAAAGAGCGCCCTCTTCAAGTCAGTAAACAGTGGAATGATCGTGAGAAAATGTCACCAGAAAGTTTTGTACATCAAAGAGGAAAACGAGAAAGTGCAAGGATTGGCCTTGGTCTACCATGTCGTGTAA